A genomic window from Phocoena sinus isolate mPhoSin1 chromosome 20, mPhoSin1.pri, whole genome shotgun sequence includes:
- the LOC116745457 gene encoding LOW QUALITY PROTEIN: multidrug and toxin extrusion protein 1-like (The sequence of the model RefSeq protein was modified relative to this genomic sequence to represent the inferred CDS: inserted 1 base in 1 codon; substituted 1 base at 1 genomic stop codon), with product MVKYGSLWLGITICAVSQAVCFLGFIAQLNXQKACQQAQVHASLKRNAAQDRTAAFSQDPLRPGMTQLPLDFLSSPWEQLLLELPFSQLVVPTCISFYTEEKHPFKALSSFSSPAGPGNHGGMWIRDVEKKEAIQSDQQTRQEECLEVHPRAAWKLSGRQLVLRXQLLLFGVIVILLVGILVRVYVRIQ from the exons ATGGTGAAATACGGAA GTCTGTGGTTAGGGATCACCATCTGTGCTGTCTCTCAGGCTGTGTGTTTTCTAGGCTTTATTGCCCAGCTAA TGCAAAAGGCCTGTCAGCAG GCTCAGGTACATGCCAGTTTGAAACGAAATGCGGCCCAGGACAGGACTGCTGCTTTCTCCCAGGACCCACTTCGCCCAGGTATGACACAGCTGCCCCTG GATTTCCTTTCATCTCCATGGGAGCAACTGCTTCTTGAATTACCATTCTCCCAGCTAGTGGTGCCTACATGCATCTCCTTTTATACAGAAGAAAAACACCCTTTCAAGGCACTGAGTTCCTTTTCGTCTCCAGCAGGCCCTGGAAACCATGGAGGAATGTGGATAagagatgttgaaaaaaaagagGCGATTCAGTCGGATCAGCAGACACGCCAGGAAGAGTGTCTTGAGGTTCATCCAAGGGCTGCGTGGAAATTGTCTGGGAGACAGCTGGTGCTGCGGTGACAGCTTCTGCTCTTTGGGGTCATTGTCATCTTGCTGGTGGGGATTTTAGTGAGAGTCTATGTCAGAATTCAGTGA